The genomic interval GGGTGGGTGAGCAGGGCGTGGATGGCGTTGTCGAGGAGGTTGACGGTGGTCTCGTGGCCGGCGCTGATCACCAGCAGCAGGGTGTCGATCAGCTCCTGCTCGGTGAGACGGGAGCCGTCCTCGTCGCGGGCGGAGATCAGGATGCTGGTCATGTCGTCGCCGGGGGCGGCGCGCTTGGCGGCGACGAGGCCGCCGAGGATCTCGTAGACGCGGGCGTAGGTCGCGGTGACCTCGTCGGCGTCGGCGGAGGTGTGGAAGATGCTGTCGACGCAGGCCCGCAGGCCCTCGCGGGTGTCCTCGTCGGTGACGCCGAACAGCTCGCAGATGACCTGGATGGGGATGGGGTACGCGTAGTTCTCGCGGAGGTCGACGGGCCGGCCGGGCGGGGTGGCCGCGAGGTCGTCGAGGAGGCCCTGGGCGAGCTCCTCGATGCGGGGGCGCAGGGCGGCGGTGCGGCGGGCCGTGAAGGCCCGCGCGACGAGGCTCCGCAGGCGCTTGTGGTCGGCGCCGTAGGCGGTGAACATGTTCTGCACCGCGACCCAGGTGAAGAGGGGCCACTCCGGCGAGACCTCACCGTTGATCCAGGCCGGCCAGTGCCGGCGCGGGTCCTTGGAGACGCGGGGGTCGGTGAGGAGCTGCTTCAGGAGCGGCTGGGTCGTCACTGCCCACGCCACCACTCCCCCAGGAAGCTCCACGGGCGTCGCCGCTCCGCGGGCCCGGATCCGGGCGGCCTCGCCGTGGATGTCACGGCCGGTGGGGTCGATGGCGACGGAGCTGAGCTTGCTGAGCTGACTGAGCTGGCTTTCCATCGGCTGTCTCCAGGGGTTTCGGCCTGCTTCTGATGGGGGTGGTACGGGGCGCCGGGTGCTCCCGCGGCGCCGGGGACGCCGGACGCCGCGAGGTCGTGGACGGGCGCGGGGGCGGGCCTGGTGGGGTGGACCGGGGGGAAGCGGACGGGCAGGGCGGTCAGCGCCCGGTGGAAGGGGCCGGGCCGCCAGACCAGCCGGTCGGCGGGGACGGCCAGCTCCAGGTCGGGCAGCCGGTCGAGGAGCTTCTCGACGGCGACGGCCGCGATGAGGCGGGCGGCGTCCTTGGCGGGGCAGGTGTGCGGGCCGGCGCTCCAGGCGAGGTGGGCGCGGTTGCCGGTGCGCTGGTCGGACAGGAGGGCCGGGTCGGTGTTGGCGGCGGCGAAGCTGACGACCACGGGCTCACCGGCGGGCAGCGGCACGCCGCCGAAGTCGACGTCCTGCACGGGGTAGTGGACGCCGTAGTTGGCCATCGGCGGGTCGAGCCAGAGGACCTCGTCCAGGGCGTCCTCGACGGGCATGCTGCCGCCGGCCAGGTCGCCGGCGAAGCGGTCGTCGGAGAGCAGCAGGCGCAGCGCGTTGGCGATGAGGTTCTGCTGGGGCTCGGTGCCGGCGCCGATGAGGACGACGAGCTGGTGGATCATCTCCTCGTCGCTGAGCCGGGCGGGGTGGGCCATGAGCCAGGAGGTCATGTCGGCGCCGGGCTCGGTGTGCTTGAGGCCGATGAGTTCGACGAGGCTGTCGGCGATGAGGGTGTCGGCGCGTTCGGCGTCGACGCCGTCGAAGATGCCGGAGAACCCCTCGACGAGGCGGTCGCCGAGCTCCGGCGGGCAGCCGAAGAGCTGCTGGAAGACCAGGAGCGGCAGGACCTTGGCGTAGGCGCCGAGGAGGTCGGCCTCGCCGAGGCCGGAGAAGCGGTCGATGAGGGTGTCGGCGCTGCGCTCGACGTAGCCGCGCAGGGCGTTGGGGTCGATCCGGGACAGGGAGTCGGTGACGGCCTGGCGGAGCCGGCGGTGGGCGTCCCCGTCGGAGAAGAGACAGTTGGGCCGGTAGGCCATCATCGGGACGACGGGGTTGTCGGCGGCGACCCGGCCGTCGGCGAGGGCGCGCCAGCGGCGGGCGTCCTTGGCGAAGATCTCGGGGCTGCGGAGCACTTCGAGCGCGGCCCGGTAGTCGGTGACGAGGGTGGCGTGCGCGCCGGGTGCCAGCTCGACCGGCGCCGCGGGCCCGAGGGTCCGCAGCCGCTGGTAGACGGCGTGCGGGTCGGCGGCGAAGTCGGGCCCGTACAGCGGGGTCGCGGCGCCCTGGTGCGCGGGGCAGCCCGGCGGGGCGCCGGTCCCCGGTCCGGGGCCGGCGGCGTCGGGGTGGTGGGTCACACGGGCTCCTGGGCGGTGCGGTGCTGCTCTCCGTACCCGGCCGCGCCGGTGCGGGGGGCCGGGGCCGCCTGCCGCGCCTGGAGGTATTCCACGAGGGCGATCAGGGCGCGGGTGGAGGAGATCCGGTCGCGGGCGTCGCAGGTGATCAGCGGGGTCTCGGGGAGGAGGTCGAGGGCCTCGCGGATCTCCTCCTCGGGGTGGGACGGGGCGCCGTCGAAGTGGTTGATCGCGACGGCGTAGGGCAGGCCGTGCTCCTCCAGCAGCCCCATGACATCGAATGACTGTTCGAGGCGACGGGTGTCGGCGAGCACGAGCGCGCCGAGGGCCCCGTGCGTCATGTCCTGCCACAGCCGGGTGAAGCGCTGCTGGCCGGGGGCGCCGAAGAGATAGAGGACGAGGCTGTCGCTGAGGGTGACGCGGCCGAAGTCCATGGCGACGGTGGTGGTCGTCTTGCCGTCGATGCCGGCCAGGTCGTCGACGAGCGCCCCGGCCTGCGTCATCGTCTCCTCGGTGCGCAGCGGCCGGATCTCCGACAGCGAGCCGACGAAGGTCGTCTTGCCGACGGCGAAGTGGCCCACGACGAGGAGCTTCGCGGCGGTTCGCACGGACCGCCGCAGGTAGAGCGCTCCGTCAGAGGCGAGCGCGGAGTCCATCCAGCACCTCCTGAAGGATCTGGGCCTCGGGAAGTTGCGCCGAGGGGATGGGGGCCCGGGTGATGAGGTGACCGCTGTCCACGAGGTCGCCGAGCAGCACCTTGGTGACGCTGACGGGCAGCGCCAGGTGGCCGGCGATCTCGGCGACGGACAGCGGCCCGCCGAGGCAGAGTTCCATGAGCCGGTACTTCTCGGGGCTCAGTCCGCCGAGCGGGCGGTCGTACTGGGCGATGACGAGGGTGACCAGGTCGAACGTGTTGCGGGTCGGGTGGGCGCGGCCGTCGGTGACGACGTACGGCCGTACTAATCCTTGTCCGCGCCTCGGCGTGGGCGGGGTCATGCCGGGCTGCCGCCCTGCCAGGCGTCCCGCCGGGGCGGGCTGGTGAGCTCCTTGCCGAGCCGGTCGACGAGCTTCTGCATGCGGTAGGTCACGGCTTCCATGTCGACGTGCTCGGTGGCCGAGACGGCGAGGTAGGCGCCGGGGCCGGCGGCTATGAGGAAGACGTAGCCGCCCGCGAACTCCACGAGGGTCTGCCGCCAGGGGCCGGACTGCTGGATCTGCGGGCTACAGAACTCGGCGGTGGAGCGGCTGATGGACTGGAGGCCGGAGAGGGCGGCGGCCTGCCGCTCGGCCTCGTCGCGCTCGATGCCCTCGGAGCGGGCGCGGAGCATGCCGTCGGAGGAGAGGAGGATCGCGTGCCGGGCCTCCGGCATCTTCACGACCTCGTCCAGCATCCAGCCCAGCTCGTTGTTCAGGTGGTCGTTCACGCTGGGGGGTTCCCTTCGTCGTCTTCGGGTGCCTGTTCGGGGTGGCCGCCGTGGCGGGGGGCGCGACCGGAGTGCTCGGGACGGCCGGGGTGCCCGGTGCGGCCGGAGCGGGTGCCGCGGGCGAAGGCGCCCATGCGCCGGGCGGTCTCCTCCGCGCTGCGCGGCGGCGGTCCGTCCAGGTCGAGGGGCGTGCCGCCGGGCGGCGTCGTC from Streptomyces albireticuli carries:
- a CDS encoding cytochrome P450 family protein; this encodes MTTQPLLKQLLTDPRVSKDPRRHWPAWINGEVSPEWPLFTWVAVQNMFTAYGADHKRLRSLVARAFTARRTAALRPRIEELAQGLLDDLAATPPGRPVDLRENYAYPIPIQVICELFGVTDEDTREGLRACVDSIFHTSADADEVTATYARVYEILGGLVAAKRAAPGDDMTSILISARDEDGSRLTEQELIDTLLLVISAGHETTVNLLDNAIHALLTHPDQLALVREGRADWDAVIDETLRVQAPVASLPLRYATEDIELDGVTIRRGEPILAAYAAAGRDPELHGADADGFDVTRAVKDHLAFGHGVHFCLGAPLARLEAAVALPALFARFPDLALADPEGLRPVESFISNGHRSLPVLLSR
- a CDS encoding cytochrome P450; translation: MTHHPDAAGPGPGTGAPPGCPAHQGAATPLYGPDFAADPHAVYQRLRTLGPAAPVELAPGAHATLVTDYRAALEVLRSPEIFAKDARRWRALADGRVAADNPVVPMMAYRPNCLFSDGDAHRRLRQAVTDSLSRIDPNALRGYVERSADTLIDRFSGLGEADLLGAYAKVLPLLVFQQLFGCPPELGDRLVEGFSGIFDGVDAERADTLIADSLVELIGLKHTEPGADMTSWLMAHPARLSDEEMIHQLVVLIGAGTEPQQNLIANALRLLLSDDRFAGDLAGGSMPVEDALDEVLWLDPPMANYGVHYPVQDVDFGGVPLPAGEPVVVSFAAANTDPALLSDQRTGNRAHLAWSAGPHTCPAKDAARLIAAVAVEKLLDRLPDLELAVPADRLVWRPGPFHRALTALPVRFPPVHPTRPAPAPVHDLAASGVPGAAGAPGAPYHPHQKQAETPGDSRWKASSVSSASSAPSPSTPPAVTSTARPPGSGPAERRRPWSFLGEWWRGQ
- a CDS encoding GTP-binding protein, producing MDSALASDGALYLRRSVRTAAKLLVVGHFAVGKTTFVGSLSEIRPLRTEETMTQAGALVDDLAGIDGKTTTTVAMDFGRVTLSDSLVLYLFGAPGQQRFTRLWQDMTHGALGALVLADTRRLEQSFDVMGLLEEHGLPYAVAINHFDGAPSHPEEEIREALDLLPETPLITCDARDRISSTRALIALVEYLQARQAAPAPRTGAAGYGEQHRTAQEPV
- a CDS encoding DUF742 domain-containing protein — protein: MTPPTPRRGQGLVRPYVVTDGRAHPTRNTFDLVTLVIAQYDRPLGGLSPEKYRLMELCLGGPLSVAEIAGHLALPVSVTKVLLGDLVDSGHLITRAPIPSAQLPEAQILQEVLDGLRARL
- a CDS encoding roadblock/LC7 domain-containing protein, whose product is MNDHLNNELGWMLDEVVKMPEARHAILLSSDGMLRARSEGIERDEAERQAAALSGLQSISRSTAEFCSPQIQQSGPWRQTLVEFAGGYVFLIAAGPGAYLAVSATEHVDMEAVTYRMQKLVDRLGKELTSPPRRDAWQGGSPA